A single Micromonospora luteifusca DNA region contains:
- a CDS encoding SigE family RNA polymerase sigma factor: MIDGEREFVEYVSARLPSLHRTAFLMCGDAHLADDVVQQTITALYVNWRKVSRADNVDAYVHRMLVHKLVDEKRLSWAKVRLFGSTPEPERPVTPHDEVAERDSLVAALAHLPRGQRTVLVLRFLCDLSLTDTAAAMGCSEGNVKSQTARALVAIRQVLAVTEMAGRNSR; this comes from the coding sequence ATGATTGATGGCGAGCGGGAGTTCGTGGAGTACGTCTCCGCGCGACTGCCGAGCCTGCATCGGACCGCGTTCCTGATGTGCGGCGACGCCCATTTGGCCGACGACGTCGTGCAGCAGACGATCACCGCGCTGTACGTGAACTGGCGCAAGGTCAGCCGGGCCGACAACGTCGACGCGTACGTGCACCGGATGCTGGTCCACAAGCTCGTCGACGAGAAGCGGTTGAGCTGGGCGAAGGTCCGGCTGTTCGGGTCGACACCGGAGCCGGAGCGGCCGGTCACGCCACACGACGAGGTGGCCGAGCGGGACAGCCTGGTCGCCGCGCTTGCCCATCTTCCCCGCGGCCAGCGAACCGTACTTGTCCTGCGGTTTCTGTGTGATCTGTCGCTGACCGACACGGCTGCGGCGATGGGCTGCTCCGAAGGCAACGTGAAGTCGCAGACGGCTCGTGCGCTGGTGGCGATCCGCCAGGTGCTCGCCGTTACCGAGATGGCCGGGAGGAATTCGAGATGA
- a CDS encoding IlvD/Edd family dehydratase, with the protein MSTTNRPLRSEQWFGAEGRNGFIHRSWMRNQGFADDVFDGRPVIGIATTWSELTPCNAHLRDLAESVKRGVWESGGLPLEFPAMSLGEPLMRPTTMLYRNLLAMELEELVRANPLDGVVLLSGCDKTTPGLLMGAASVDLPTLMITGGPMLNGKFRGQDIGSGTVVWRFTEEMRAGRMTAADCSEAEVGMSRSRGHCMTMGTASTMACVTEALGVQLPGAAAVPAVDSRRYALAQAAGRRIVTMVEQDQRLSTVLTRDAFENAIRVNAAIGGSTNAVVHLLAIAGRLGVPLSLEDFDTLTADVPMLVNLMPSGAYLMEDFAYAGGVPVVMKEIAPLLHLDHVTVSGNSVADNISGAQCWNRDVIGTFAEPFQPAGSGTVVLRGSLAPSGAVLKVSAASSHLLKHTGPALVFDRIEDYVVAADDPDLDVTPDTVIVVRNAGPRGYPGFPEVGNVPMPRRLLADGITDMVRISDARMSGTGYGTCILHVAPEASVGGPLALVRTGDLVRVDVPTRQLELLVGDVELAERRAAWQPPPVVAERGWTRLYSEHVLQADEGADLDFLVGGSGSAVPRHSH; encoded by the coding sequence ATGTCGACGACGAATCGGCCATTGCGCAGCGAGCAGTGGTTCGGTGCGGAGGGCCGCAACGGGTTCATCCATCGGTCCTGGATGCGCAATCAGGGGTTCGCGGACGACGTCTTCGACGGGCGACCGGTGATCGGCATCGCCACCACCTGGTCGGAGCTGACACCCTGCAACGCCCACCTGCGCGACCTGGCCGAATCGGTGAAGCGGGGTGTGTGGGAGAGCGGTGGCCTGCCGCTGGAGTTCCCCGCGATGAGCCTGGGCGAGCCCCTCATGCGGCCCACCACCATGCTCTACCGCAATCTGCTGGCGATGGAGTTGGAGGAACTGGTCCGAGCCAACCCGCTCGACGGGGTGGTCCTGCTCTCCGGCTGTGACAAGACCACCCCGGGCCTGCTGATGGGCGCGGCGAGCGTCGACCTGCCGACTCTGATGATCACTGGCGGGCCGATGCTCAACGGCAAGTTCCGTGGCCAGGACATCGGGTCTGGCACCGTCGTCTGGCGCTTCACCGAGGAGATGCGCGCCGGTCGGATGACCGCCGCGGACTGCTCGGAGGCCGAGGTCGGCATGTCCCGCAGCCGGGGTCACTGCATGACCATGGGTACCGCGTCGACGATGGCCTGCGTGACGGAGGCGTTGGGTGTGCAACTGCCGGGAGCGGCCGCCGTACCGGCGGTCGACTCGCGGAGGTATGCGCTCGCGCAGGCCGCCGGCCGCCGGATCGTCACCATGGTCGAACAGGACCAACGACTGTCCACGGTGTTGACCCGGGATGCGTTCGAGAACGCCATCCGGGTCAACGCCGCGATCGGGGGCTCAACCAACGCCGTCGTACACCTGCTCGCGATTGCCGGACGCCTCGGCGTCCCGCTGTCGCTGGAGGACTTCGACACCCTCACCGCCGACGTGCCCATGCTCGTCAACCTGATGCCGTCCGGGGCGTACCTGATGGAGGACTTCGCCTACGCGGGCGGCGTTCCGGTGGTGATGAAGGAGATCGCCCCGCTGCTGCACCTGGACCACGTCACCGTCAGCGGGAACAGTGTGGCCGACAACATCAGCGGCGCCCAGTGCTGGAACCGGGACGTCATCGGCACCTTCGCCGAACCGTTCCAACCCGCCGGTTCGGGCACCGTGGTGCTGCGCGGGTCACTCGCGCCGTCCGGGGCGGTACTGAAGGTCTCCGCGGCCTCGTCTCACCTCCTCAAGCACACCGGCCCGGCGCTCGTCTTCGACCGGATCGAGGACTACGTCGTCGCGGCCGACGATCCGGACCTCGATGTCACACCCGACACGGTGATCGTGGTACGAAACGCCGGTCCTCGCGGCTACCCGGGCTTCCCGGAGGTGGGTAACGTGCCCATGCCGCGGCGGCTGCTCGCCGACGGCATCACCGACATGGTGCGGATCTCCGACGCCCGGATGAGTGGCACCGGGTATGGCACCTGCATCCTGCACGTGGCTCCGGAGGCGTCCGTGGGCGGCCCGCTCGCACTGGTGCGTACCGGAGACCTGGTCCGGGTCGACGTCCCGACTCGGCAGTTGGAGCTCCTGGTCGGCGACGTGGAACTCGCGGAACGCCGCGCCGCCTGGCAGCCACCACCGGTGGTGGCCGAGCGGGGATGGACGCGGCTCTACAGCGAGCACGTGCTCCAGGCCGACGAGGGCGCGGACCTCGACTTCCTCGTCGGTGGCAGCGGCAGTGCCGTGCCCCGCCACTCACACTGA
- a CDS encoding carbohydrate ABC transporter permease, translating into MTDRTSVRAGARRPQRYLPLQILLGFLVIYFLVPFWWVIVNSSKDAPGLFGGGNTLWFTDQIDYIGNLKQLFTYDGGIYLRWMLNSTLYAIAGGIGATVLAVMAGYGFAKYRFAARRFSFAIVLGALMVPATALVIPTFILFSRLGLTNTVWAVILPSLLNPFGVYLMHVYARDAVPDELLDAARVDGAGEVRTFIQIALPLMRPAVVTVLLLSAVASWNNYFLPLAMLSDNRLFPVTVGLGLWQGIASANNAGTTSLWSLIILGSLVSVIPLIIAFFSLQRHWRGGLSVGGLR; encoded by the coding sequence ATGACTGACCGCACCAGCGTCCGCGCAGGCGCCCGCCGACCGCAACGCTATCTCCCTCTGCAGATCCTCCTCGGCTTCCTGGTGATCTATTTCCTCGTGCCCTTCTGGTGGGTCATCGTCAACAGCTCCAAGGACGCGCCGGGCCTGTTCGGTGGCGGTAACACCCTGTGGTTCACCGACCAGATCGACTACATCGGCAACCTCAAGCAGCTGTTCACCTACGACGGTGGCATCTACCTCCGGTGGATGCTCAACTCGACGCTGTACGCCATCGCCGGCGGAATCGGTGCCACGGTCCTGGCGGTCATGGCCGGCTACGGGTTCGCCAAGTACCGGTTCGCCGCCCGGCGCTTCAGCTTCGCGATCGTGCTCGGCGCGTTGATGGTGCCCGCCACCGCCCTGGTCATTCCGACCTTCATCCTGTTCAGCCGGCTCGGCCTGACGAACACGGTCTGGGCGGTGATCCTCCCGTCGCTGCTCAACCCGTTCGGCGTCTACCTGATGCACGTCTACGCACGCGACGCGGTCCCTGACGAGCTCCTCGACGCGGCGCGGGTCGACGGAGCGGGGGAGGTCCGCACGTTCATCCAGATCGCCCTCCCACTGATGCGCCCCGCGGTGGTCACCGTGCTTCTCCTGTCGGCCGTGGCTTCCTGGAACAACTACTTCCTGCCCCTGGCCATGCTCTCCGACAACCGGCTCTTTCCCGTCACCGTCGGCCTCGGCCTCTGGCAGGGCATCGCGTCCGCGAACAACGCGGGAACCACTTCCCTGTGGAGCCTCATCATCCTGGGCTCACTCGTGTCCGTGATCCCACTGATCATCGCGTTCTTCAGCCTCCAACGTCACTGGCGCGGCGGACTCTCCGTCGGAGGCCTCAGGTAG
- a CDS encoding carbohydrate ABC transporter permease, giving the protein MTLVTEKRAPRAHNESRKIRGKVHLREHLMGWLFVGPFGVVFLAFLIAPLGYALYLSLFQKKLIGGTSFVLFDNYVKAFTDPSFLSGAWFVIRFSLVSIPLQIVIALALALILDAVTTLFARFSRLMIFLPYAIPTVIGAVMWGFLYSKGFGPLTDIFGLFGATAPDFLSSDLIFYGLLNVVTWQWAGYYMIILYAALQGVDPTLYEAARMDGAGRWQVATRIKIPLIAPALILILVFSLIGTLQFFNEPQILRFLAAGTIGSDFTPNMYAYQQAFSLANFNYGSAISFALGGIVFICVYAFLFFTRKRRSFL; this is encoded by the coding sequence ATGACACTCGTAACCGAGAAGCGCGCACCGCGTGCTCACAATGAGTCGCGCAAGATCCGCGGCAAAGTGCACCTCCGCGAGCACCTGATGGGATGGCTCTTCGTCGGGCCATTCGGGGTCGTCTTCCTGGCGTTCCTCATCGCGCCGCTGGGATACGCGCTGTACCTCAGTCTCTTTCAGAAGAAGCTGATCGGCGGCACCAGCTTCGTCCTCTTCGACAACTACGTGAAGGCGTTCACCGACCCGAGTTTCCTGTCCGGGGCGTGGTTCGTCATCCGCTTCTCGCTCGTCTCCATCCCGCTGCAGATCGTCATCGCGCTCGCGCTGGCCCTCATTCTGGACGCGGTGACCACCCTGTTCGCTCGCTTCTCCCGCCTGATGATCTTTCTTCCCTACGCGATCCCCACCGTCATCGGCGCGGTGATGTGGGGGTTCCTCTACAGCAAGGGCTTCGGCCCGCTCACCGACATCTTCGGGCTGTTCGGTGCCACCGCACCCGACTTCCTGAGCAGCGACCTGATCTTCTACGGCCTGCTCAACGTCGTCACCTGGCAGTGGGCCGGCTACTACATGATCATCCTGTACGCCGCGTTGCAGGGGGTCGATCCGACGCTCTACGAGGCCGCCCGGATGGACGGCGCCGGACGATGGCAGGTCGCGACGCGGATCAAGATCCCGCTGATCGCGCCCGCGCTGATCCTGATCCTGGTCTTCTCGCTGATCGGCACGCTGCAGTTCTTCAACGAGCCGCAGATCCTGCGATTCCTCGCCGCCGGCACGATCGGGTCGGACTTCACCCCCAACATGTACGCGTACCAACAGGCGTTCTCGCTCGCCAACTTCAACTACGGGTCGGCGATCTCGTTCGCACTCGGCGGAATCGTCTTCATCTGCGTGTACGCCTTCCTGTTCTTCACCCGCAAGCGGAGGAGTTTCCTCTGA
- a CDS encoding ABC transporter substrate-binding protein, producing MKTKRLLATVAMLAAGSGLVACSSDEGGSDASNCTNSITKKDLPVVTMWGWYPNTQLVVDNFNKQNNEVQVCWTNVGQGSDEYDKFQTAISAGTGAPDVIMVEADRIPTFQIQGALVDIKKYGFDAVKANYSDGAWKDVSVGDAVYGVPVDGGPVAMIYRKDIFDKYKITPPKTWAEYEQAAQKVKDAGGPLFGDLGANVSALTMALQIQKGATPFIYDPAQPKAIGVKLNDQPSKDVLDYWGGLAKKGLVGTQDQFTPEYISGVINGNYATYISAAWAPGYLTGAGVGKGQDTGKFAVAPLPQWDAANPVQVNWGGSAFSVTKQAKKPDLAAKVAYGLYADKESLTDGWTNQIIFPLNLTALKDPAFIDLKVAFFNGQQANKEVYVPAADAYKGVSYAPFGQYYLDAMTKQISEVIKGSVTGSQAADRLQEDVAKYAKEQGFTVQ from the coding sequence ATGAAGACGAAACGACTACTTGCCACGGTAGCCATGCTCGCGGCCGGGAGCGGCCTCGTCGCCTGCTCCTCCGACGAGGGCGGAAGCGACGCGAGCAACTGCACGAACAGCATCACCAAGAAGGACCTGCCGGTCGTGACGATGTGGGGCTGGTACCCCAACACGCAGCTCGTCGTCGACAACTTCAACAAGCAGAACAACGAGGTGCAGGTCTGCTGGACCAACGTCGGGCAGGGCAGCGACGAGTACGACAAGTTCCAGACGGCCATCTCGGCGGGCACCGGCGCGCCTGACGTGATCATGGTCGAGGCGGACCGGATCCCGACCTTCCAGATCCAGGGCGCGCTCGTCGACATCAAGAAGTACGGCTTCGACGCGGTCAAGGCCAACTACAGCGATGGCGCCTGGAAGGACGTGTCGGTCGGTGACGCGGTCTACGGCGTCCCGGTCGACGGCGGTCCGGTGGCGATGATCTACCGGAAGGACATCTTCGACAAGTACAAGATCACCCCGCCGAAGACCTGGGCCGAGTACGAGCAGGCCGCGCAGAAGGTGAAGGACGCCGGCGGCCCGCTCTTCGGCGACCTCGGCGCGAACGTCTCGGCGCTCACCATGGCGCTCCAGATCCAGAAGGGCGCCACTCCGTTCATCTACGACCCGGCGCAGCCGAAGGCGATCGGCGTGAAGCTCAACGACCAGCCTTCCAAGGACGTGCTGGACTACTGGGGTGGCCTCGCGAAGAAGGGCCTGGTGGGGACGCAGGACCAGTTCACCCCGGAGTACATCTCCGGCGTGATCAACGGCAACTACGCGACGTACATCTCGGCGGCGTGGGCACCCGGCTATCTCACCGGCGCGGGCGTCGGCAAGGGTCAGGACACCGGCAAGTTCGCGGTGGCGCCGTTGCCGCAGTGGGACGCGGCCAACCCGGTGCAGGTGAACTGGGGTGGGTCGGCCTTCTCGGTGACCAAGCAGGCGAAGAAGCCGGACCTCGCGGCGAAGGTCGCCTACGGCCTCTACGCCGACAAGGAGTCGCTCACTGACGGCTGGACCAACCAGATCATCTTCCCGCTGAACCTCACGGCCCTCAAGGATCCCGCGTTCATCGACCTGAAGGTGGCCTTCTTCAACGGCCAGCAGGCGAACAAGGAGGTCTACGTCCCCGCGGCCGACGCCTACAAGGGCGTCTCCTACGCCCCCTTCGGTCAGTACTACCTCGACGCGATGACGAAGCAGATCAGCGAGGTCATCAAGGGCTCTGTCACCGGCTCCCAGGCTGCCGACCGGCTCCAGGAGGACGTGGCGAAGTACGCCAAGGAACAAGGCTTCACCGTTCAGTGA
- a CDS encoding alpha/beta hydrolase: MALAAILVAQQPARADTPWLEVSQDRYASFSVPAAYIQEHLGSVSQVVVEGNFGPSSTVAEFGLTRRGDAWSGFLGPLEPGLYHYQVTADDTKSLKDPTNSTSVASEPLWSTFLVTGDSARWLVDAPSGAGGKVETLTYRTRNGERSALVWTPPGYAGKGPKNYPTLFLQSGDGVAATDWLDLGRTKQIFDNLSAEGAMKPMVVVINDANGSDDKELKDLRKAVGDSYRVLRDPAHQAIAGVSDGATQALGAALAKPGQFGYVGWFSGLAAPSVDRKDAKAINRGVKLLRLYTGNVTDPAHNPTYRLTDALDRAGVTFEFDGVNPDGGANWRTWQENLVDFVPRLFGHVSDHGPSPGHQPLEGEFTPPPAGTTPTPFVTKDGFVTFETTTEFKDAQHVTVWANWAPGGSWLRVPLTRDGDRWRATVGPLKPWFYYYRFIVDRVAVKDVANPTKVTSEPMWSTFFIPGPGARLLSDVPAGQGGKVESMTYSSTVAGQDRTALVWTPPGYDPGRAQPYPVLYLQHGSGQNYTDWTEMGRAKQILDHQFLDGDLVPMVVVMGNGNSSNFNRELRENIVPTARARYNISSDSSQQALAGLSMGGGQALGVLRAYPGEFAYVAAFSAGFGNGSGVDVAAINNGTKMLRLYVGDQTDFVYPSFMASLTTLNNLGIRYEFDGVTPGPHGWDVWQKNLIDLAPRLFKR, from the coding sequence ATGGCACTCGCGGCGATATTGGTCGCCCAGCAACCCGCGAGGGCGGACACGCCGTGGCTGGAGGTCTCCCAGGACCGCTACGCCTCGTTCAGCGTTCCGGCCGCGTACATCCAGGAGCACCTGGGCTCCGTGTCACAGGTCGTCGTCGAGGGAAACTTCGGTCCCTCCTCCACCGTCGCGGAGTTCGGTCTGACCCGCCGTGGTGACGCCTGGTCGGGTTTCCTCGGCCCGCTGGAGCCGGGGCTCTACCACTACCAGGTCACCGCCGACGACACCAAGAGCCTCAAGGATCCGACGAACAGCACCAGTGTCGCGTCCGAGCCTCTCTGGAGCACCTTCCTGGTCACCGGTGACTCGGCACGGTGGCTGGTGGATGCGCCCTCGGGAGCCGGTGGCAAGGTCGAGACGCTGACCTACCGGACCAGGAACGGTGAGCGTTCCGCCCTGGTCTGGACTCCGCCGGGGTACGCGGGCAAGGGCCCCAAGAACTACCCCACGCTGTTCCTGCAATCGGGCGACGGCGTAGCCGCCACCGACTGGTTGGACCTCGGCCGCACCAAGCAGATCTTCGACAACCTCTCGGCCGAGGGCGCCATGAAGCCCATGGTGGTCGTGATCAACGATGCCAACGGCTCGGACGACAAGGAGCTGAAGGACCTCCGGAAGGCGGTCGGCGACAGCTACCGGGTCCTGCGTGATCCGGCGCACCAGGCCATCGCGGGCGTGTCCGACGGGGCGACGCAGGCGCTGGGTGCGGCCCTCGCGAAGCCGGGTCAGTTCGGCTACGTCGGCTGGTTCTCGGGGCTCGCCGCCCCGAGCGTCGACCGGAAGGACGCCAAGGCGATCAACCGCGGCGTCAAGCTGCTGCGCCTGTACACGGGAAACGTGACCGATCCCGCGCACAACCCCACCTATCGACTGACGGATGCGTTGGATCGAGCCGGTGTCACGTTCGAGTTCGACGGGGTCAACCCGGACGGCGGCGCGAACTGGCGCACCTGGCAGGAGAACCTCGTCGACTTCGTGCCGCGGCTGTTCGGGCACGTGTCGGACCACGGCCCGAGCCCGGGTCACCAACCGCTGGAGGGGGAGTTCACCCCACCGCCGGCTGGCACCACTCCGACCCCCTTCGTCACGAAGGACGGCTTCGTCACCTTCGAGACCACCACCGAGTTCAAGGACGCCCAGCATGTCACGGTGTGGGCGAACTGGGCGCCGGGAGGCAGTTGGCTGCGCGTGCCGCTGACCCGCGATGGTGACCGGTGGCGTGCGACAGTGGGTCCCCTGAAGCCGTGGTTCTACTACTACCGGTTCATCGTGGACCGGGTCGCGGTCAAGGACGTCGCGAACCCGACGAAGGTGACCTCGGAACCGATGTGGAGCACCTTCTTCATTCCGGGACCGGGCGCCCGCCTGCTGTCGGACGTGCCCGCCGGCCAGGGCGGCAAGGTCGAGAGCATGACCTATTCCAGCACCGTGGCGGGCCAGGATCGCACCGCGCTGGTGTGGACCCCACCCGGGTACGACCCGGGGCGGGCTCAGCCGTACCCGGTGCTCTATCTCCAGCATGGCAGCGGCCAGAACTACACGGACTGGACCGAGATGGGGCGCGCCAAACAGATCCTCGACCATCAGTTCCTCGACGGTGACCTGGTGCCCATGGTGGTCGTGATGGGCAACGGCAACTCGTCGAACTTCAACAGGGAACTGCGGGAGAACATCGTCCCGACGGCCCGTGCCCGCTACAACATCTCCAGCGACTCGTCGCAGCAGGCACTCGCCGGTCTGTCGATGGGCGGCGGGCAGGCGCTGGGGGTTCTCCGGGCCTATCCGGGTGAGTTCGCCTACGTCGCGGCGTTCTCGGCCGGATTCGGTAATGGCTCCGGGGTCGACGTAGCGGCGATCAACAACGGGACCAAGATGCTGCGTCTGTACGTCGGCGACCAGACCGACTTCGTGTACCCGAGCTTCATGGCATCTCTGACCACGCTGAACAACCTCGGTATCCGCTACGAGTTCGACGGGGTGACCCCCGGGCCGCACGGCTGGGACGTGTGGCAGAAGAACCTGATCGACCTGGCGCCACGGCTGTTCAAGCGCTAG
- a CDS encoding LacI family DNA-binding transcriptional regulator has translation MIEVNAPVTMSDVARAAGVSTATVSRVVNGHYGVSARTIAQVRSAIEQLGYESSLVASSLRRSRTNVLGLVAHSFPSYTAEVLKGVMKALSRSGFDLIIYANSDLYGSYLEGWEQRHVTRLSGTLTDGCIVVTPFGEVQSRTPVVAIDPVRGSAAPSVTADNLAGATTAVKHLLDLGHRRIGFIAGRSSLAAAWSREEGYRAALAGAGIPVDPTLIGEGDFNPESAAPLARALLQRPDPPTAIFAASDGMALKVLEVATELGFSVPADLSVVGFDNIPESALTEPGLTTVDQSMYQLGYGAARMLKSLVTDEWEGARQIVLPTSLVVRRSTAPPKSTAGP, from the coding sequence ATGATCGAGGTCAATGCGCCGGTAACAATGAGTGATGTTGCTCGAGCCGCCGGCGTTTCCACCGCCACCGTCTCGCGCGTGGTCAACGGGCATTACGGCGTCAGTGCCCGCACGATCGCTCAGGTCCGTTCCGCCATCGAGCAGCTCGGCTACGAGTCGAGTCTGGTGGCTTCGAGCCTCCGGCGCAGCCGCACCAATGTTCTGGGCCTCGTGGCGCACAGCTTCCCGTCGTACACGGCCGAGGTGCTCAAGGGGGTGATGAAGGCGTTGAGCCGATCGGGCTTCGACTTAATCATCTATGCCAACAGCGATCTCTACGGGTCCTATCTGGAGGGTTGGGAGCAGCGGCACGTGACGCGCCTGTCGGGCACCCTCACCGACGGGTGCATCGTCGTCACGCCCTTTGGTGAGGTGCAGAGCCGGACACCGGTCGTGGCCATCGACCCGGTGCGGGGCTCGGCAGCGCCCTCGGTGACCGCCGACAACCTCGCGGGTGCCACCACCGCGGTCAAGCACCTGCTCGACCTGGGCCACCGGCGCATCGGTTTCATCGCGGGCCGCTCCAGCCTGGCGGCGGCGTGGTCGCGGGAGGAGGGCTACCGGGCGGCACTGGCCGGCGCCGGCATCCCGGTCGACCCGACGTTGATCGGCGAAGGGGATTTCAACCCCGAGTCGGCTGCCCCGTTGGCTCGCGCACTGTTGCAACGGCCGGATCCGCCAACGGCGATCTTCGCGGCGAGCGACGGCATGGCCCTCAAGGTGCTGGAGGTCGCCACCGAGTTGGGGTTCTCCGTCCCCGCGGATCTGTCCGTCGTCGGGTTCGACAACATACCGGAGTCGGCGTTGACCGAGCCGGGGCTGACCACTGTGGACCAGTCGATGTATCAGCTCGGCTACGGGGCCGCGCGCATGCTCAAGTCACTGGTGACCGACGAGTGGGAGGGCGCGCGCCAAATAGTGCTTCCGACCAGCCTTGTCGTCCGCCGTTCGACCGCGCCACCGAAGAGCACGGCAGGGCCGTGA